The window TGTATTCAACAATATCGGTTATGCTTATCATCAATTAGGTAAATTTGAGAAAGCAAGGGTTTACTATCAAAGGGCATTGGAGGGGGCTTCATTGCAGGAAAAAGAACAACTGTATAAAAACCTCAGGAACCTCTTTGCCGACATAGGAAATAATAAGGAAGCACTGGTATATTTTGAGAAATATGATGCAGTTAAAGACTCGATCAAAGCGGAAGATTTTAACGGGAAAATCGCAGAACTGGAAGAAAAATACCGGTCGGCTCAGAAGCAGTTGGAAATAGAATCTCTGGAGGTAGAAAATAAATTACAGAAAACAGTGATCCGGCAACAAAAATATCTGGGTGCTTTTGTGCTTGTACTGCTGTGTTTAATGGCAGGGATCGTTTATGTGTGGTTAAAGCAGAAAAATGCCGGGCAAGAGTTGCAAAGAGCCTCGTTACAGCAAAAACTGCTGTTAACCCAATTAAGTCCGCACTTTATATTTAATGCCCTCCAAAGCGTGCAGAGCTTTCTTTTTCTTAATAAGGTCGAAAGCTCCATGGAATACCTGCACAGCTTCGGCAAACTGATCAGGGGGGTGCTGGAAAGTTCGGACAAAGAATACATCTCCCTGGATCAGGAAATAGATATTCTCGAAAATTATTTATTGTTACAGCAAGCAGGTACGAAAAGTGGTTTTCAATATAAAATACGAACCGAAAACATCCCTGAAGAAGCACTGCCGGACATAGAACTGCCGGGAATGCTCATCCAGCCGTTTGTCGAAAATGCGGTGATGCATGGTATTAAGAACAAGGAAGGCGGGATGATATTGGTGAAATTTGAATTGATGACCAATGATGTGCTGGCGGTTACCATAGCAGATAACGGCAGCGGGATATTTCCGGATCAAAGAACCGGCAAAAACGGAATGTACACTTCTATGGGGATGGATATAATCCGGAAGCGGATACAGACCTTTAATAAAACACATAAGGAGAAACTTCTTCTGAAAATTGATAACCATTCCGATGACAGCTTGTATCCCGGAGCCCGGGTTTCAATTAAAATACCTTTATTGAACTGATGAAAAACACCATGAGAACTATTTCGTGTTTGTTGCTTGAAGACGATGCTGTTTTACAGGAAGGCATAAAGAAGATCTTAAACGAGCAGTACCCCGAAATGACTGTTTATGTAGCAGGAAACCTGAAAGAAGCGGCTTTGATGTTTTATAAGCATCAGCCCGAACTGCTCCTGTTCGACATAAATTTACCCGATGGTAATTCTTTTGAGCTTTTGGAAGATTTTTATACCAATAGGGAGAAAGGGTTTAAAGTTATTTTTATAACGGCACATGCACATTATGCCATTGAAGCCTTTAAATACAGTGCCCTCGATTTTCTTTTAAAGCCGTTTCTGCCC of the Zhouia spongiae genome contains:
- a CDS encoding tetratricopeptide repeat-containing sensor histidine kinase; this encodes MRIFLMGITRHVLFSALIFQMFSALAFQTTIEKSFAGIQKRGDSLMRLGKFQKAAEDFNTVYQHGLQQNDSALLALACNGLGSVRLYKKELDSAVHFYFKGLSYLPTGTRGMERIKILNNLAIVHSHLKQYEKAKQFFEEALPEAEGNLLLSILSNSYGVYVNLNEDQKAEACLNKAIQLSDELQNPYVKSVLYTNQCDFYLRQKRWDKALKSGLAGLAIKEEIQSKEHTIVFNNIGYAYHQLGKFEKARVYYQRALEGASLQEKEQLYKNLRNLFADIGNNKEALVYFEKYDAVKDSIKAEDFNGKIAELEEKYRSAQKQLEIESLEVENKLQKTVIRQQKYLGAFVLVLLCLMAGIVYVWLKQKNAGQELQRASLQQKLLLTQLSPHFIFNALQSVQSFLFLNKVESSMEYLHSFGKLIRGVLESSDKEYISLDQEIDILENYLLLQQAGTKSGFQYKIRTENIPEEALPDIELPGMLIQPFVENAVMHGIKNKEGGMILVKFELMTNDVLAVTIADNGSGIFPDQRTGKNGMYTSMGMDIIRKRIQTFNKTHKEKLLLKIDNHSDDSLYPGARVSIKIPLLN